In Candidatus Krumholzibacteriia bacterium, the genomic window GGCCTGCGCTCTCGGGCCGGAAGCCGCGCATGCCGAGGTACGCCACCAGGGTCACGGTGGCGAGGGCGCCGGCCAAACGGACCCAGCCGAGGCCGCCGGACGGCAAGAACCAGCTCGACAGACGCTCGAGCCAAGACGACGGAGCGGACGCACCCGCCGTCGGCAAGCGTGCTTGCACGCGGTTCGTGAAGCTGGACCAGTACGCCGTTCCCGGGTCGGGGACCGCGGTCTCGAGCAGTTGCGCCTGCAGGAGGCGGAGTTCCTCCAGCTCACCGGCACAGGTGGCGCAAGCAGCGAGATGCGCCGCCACGGCAGCGCGCACCTTGGGCTCGAGCTCGTCATCCAGATAGGCGCTCAGCCTTTCGCCGACATGCACGTTCTCAGGCATTTTCCCTCCGTGCGCTCCTCTGCATCCCGCGCGCTTCCAGCGCCTGTCGCAACAGGGTGCGAGCCCGGTGCAGGCGCGACATCACCGTACCCACAGGAATCGCGAGCGCCTTGGCGATCTCGGCGTAAGAGAGTTCCTCGTGCGTGCGCAGCAGGAGCGGCCGGCGGAATTCCTCCGGGAGCTCGCGCAGCGCCTGCTCCAGCACGCTTCCCATCTCCCTCGCCTCCAGCTCTGCGTCCGGCCCCGGGTTCGGTGCTGCCGACGCCTCCGCTGCCAGCTCGAAGGTTTCCCCGCCCTCGGTGCGCCGCCGGCGGCGCTTGTCGATGACGTTGAGCGCCAGACGCGTCGCGATGGTGCGCAGCCAGCCGAGGAAGCTGTAGCGCGGGTCGTAGCGCTCGAGAGCGCTCCAGGCGCGCACGAATGTTTCCTGCGCCACGTCGTCGGCATCGTCGTGGTTGCCCAGCATGCGGTAGCCGAGCGCATAGACCGGGCGCTTGGTCGCATCCACCAACTCCCGGAAGGCGGCCGCATCCCCCGCCTGCGCGGCGCGCACGAGCGCTGCCAGCGCCTCGGGCTCCTCGTCGCCGCCTCGTTGCATCCGCTCTCCGCCTCTCTCGATACCCACCAGACGGCCCTGCATTCCCCCGTCGCCGCCGTTCCCCATCCTTCCTCCGCCCGCACAATGCCCGATTTTACATCCACTTGCGAAGCTGGTACATTCCGCACCGCCGCGCCAGGCCGGCGTGTGGACAGTACGGAGTCCCATGGCGAAGAGCACGCGAGAACAGCGCCATCGCGACCTGGACACCCGTCGCCAGAGCGCCCTGGCCGGCGGCGGCCCGGAGCGCATCGCTCGCCAGCACGAGAGCTCCCGGCTGACGGCGCGAGAGCGTATCGAGCTCCTTCTCGACCGCGGTTCCTTCCTCGAGCGCGGCGTCTTCGTCACCCACGACTGCAATGATTTCGGCCTCGACCAGCGCCGCTACACCGGCGACGGCGTCGTCTGCGGCCACGGCACCATCGACGGCCGGCCGGTCTACGTCTTCGCCCAGGACTTCACCGTCTTCGGCGGCACGCTTTCTCTCTCCAATGCGCGCAAGATCACGCAAATCATGGACCTGGCGCTGCAGAACGGCGCCCCGGTGATCGGTCTCAACGACTCCGGCGGCGCCCGCATCCAGGAGGGCGTGAAGAGCCTGGGAGGCTACGCCGAGATCTTCCTGCGCAATACCCTCGCATCGGGAGTGGTGCCCCAGATCTCGGCGATCATGGGGCCCTGTGCCGGCGGCGCCGTCTACTCGCCGGCGATCACCGATTTCACCGTCATGGTGGACCGCACCTCGCACATGTTCGTGACCGGTCCCAGCGTCATCAAGAGGGTCACCAACGAGGACGTCAGCTTCGAGGACCTGGGCGGAGCCATGACGCACAACTCGAAGAGCGGCGTCGCCCACCTCCTGGCGGGCAACGATGCCGAGTGCTTGCAGATGATCCGCAAGCTCCTGGCCTACGTGCCGCAGAACAACTTGGAGGAACCGCCCAGGCTGGACACCGACGACCCCATCGATCGCCGCGACCCGGAGCTGGACGACATCGTCCCCAACGATCCCAAGAAGCCTTACGACATCGTCGAGGTCATCGCGCGCGTCGTGGACCGCGACAGCTTCTTCGAGATCCACCCGCACTACGCCAGGAACATCGTGGTCGGCTTCGCCCGCCTCGGCGGCCGCAGCGTCGGCGTGGTGGCGAACCAGCCCAAGGTGTTGGCGGGCGTGCTGGACATCAAGTCTTCGGTGAAGGGGGCGCGCTTCGTCCGCTTCTGCGATGCCTTCAACATCCCCCTCGTCACCTTCGAGGACGTGCCCGGGTTCCTTCCCGGGACCGAGCAGGAGTGGGGCGGCATCATCGTGCACGGGGCCAAGCTGCTCTATGCCTACTGCGAGGCCACGGTGCCGAAGCTCACCGTCATCACGCGCAAGGCGTACGGCGGCGCCTACGACGTCATGTCGAGCAAGCACATCCGTGCCGACTGGAATGTGGCCTGGCCGACGGCGGAGATCGCGGTGATGGGCGCCGAGGGGGCGGTGGAGATCCTCTACCGCAAGGAGATGGAGCGGGCCGACGGAGACGAGGTGCGGGCCCGGCTCATCGAGGAATACAACGCCCAGTTCGCCAATCCCTACGTGGCCGCGTCCCTGGGCTACCTCGACGACGTCATCCGGCCGCGGGACACGCGACCGCTCCTGATCATGGCGCTGGAGAGTCTGCACACCAAGAGGCAGAGCCTGCCGCGCAAGAAGCACGGCAACATCCCGCTCTGACGCTTTCGGACCATCGGGTGCACCGCGGTCCGACGCGGGCGCCGCGCCTCGCACCGGAGGCGCCGCCGGGGAGGCTAGTACCGTGGTCCGCTCGCGGCGCGTCGGGACCCCAGCGGTGGAGAGACGCCGGCCTGCCCGCCGCCTGCGCAAGGTGTTGGTAGCGAACCGCGGCGAGATCGCCGTCCGCGTCTGCAAGGCGCTGCGCGAGCTGGGCATCGCCAGCGTCGCCGTGTACTCCGAGGTGGACCGCACGGCGCTGCACGTGTCGCGCGCCGACGAGGCCTATCCACTGGACGGGAACGCCAGCCTCGATACCTACCTGCGCGGCGACAAGATCCTCGCCATCGCCGCCGCCTGCGGCGCCGACGCCATCCATCCGGGTTACGGCTTCTTGTCGGAGAACGCCGCTTTCGCCGCCGCTTGCCGCGACGCGGGGGTGCTCTTCATCGGCCCCTCCCCCGAGGCGATCGCCCGCATGGGCGACAAGCTGCAGGCGCGCGAAACGGCGCGACGTGCCGAGGTCCCGCTCGTTCCCGGGAGCCCAGGGCCGGTGCGAGATCTCCGCGAAGCGTTGGCGATCGCCGCCGACCTCGGCTACCCGGTGATGCTCAAGGCCGCTGCGGGCGGCGGTGGCAAAGGGATGCGCCGCGTCGAAGCGCCGGCGGAGCTGGAGAGCGCCTTCGCCCGTACCACCGAGGAGGCCCGCCGTGCTTTCGCCAACCCGGAATTGTTCCTCGAGAAGTACATCCTGGATCCTCGGCACATCGAGGTCCAGGTGTTCGGCGACCAGCACGGCCATTACGCCGCCCTGGGAGAGCGCGAGTGCACCATCCAGCGCCGCCACCAGAAGGTGATTGAGGAAGCGCCGAGCCCGCTCGTGACGCCCGAGCTCCGTGCGAGCATGGGCAAGACGGCCACGTCGCTCGCCGCAGCGGTGGGCTACGTGGGCGCCGGGACCGTGGAGTTCGTTGCCGACCAGGCGGGGAACTTCTACTTCCTGGAGATGAACACGCGCCTGCAGGTCGAACACCCGGTGACCGAGCTGGTCACGGGCCTCGATCTCGTGCACGAGCAGATTCGCGTCGCGGCCGGAGAGCCGCTCTCCTTCCTGGACCGTCTCCCCCTCGAGCCGCGCGGTTGGGCCATCGAATGCCGCATCTACGCCGAGGATCCGCGCCGCGACTTCCTGCCCGCCGTGGGCCGCATCGTCAAGCTCTCGATCCCCTACGGGCCGGGAGTGCGCAACGATTTCGGCATCTACGAAGGCTACGAGGTCCCGGTGCACTACGATCCGTTGCTCGGCAAGCTCGCTGTCTGGGGCGAAGACCGGCCGCAAGCCATCGCCCGCATGAAGCGCGCGCTCCATGATCTGGCCATCGAGGGCCTCCGCACCAACGTTGCCTTCCACGCTTGGGCCATGGACCAGCCGGCCTTCCGCGACGGACGGCTGGATACCGGTTTCATCGCTCGTAGCTTCAAGCCGGAGATGCTCGATCCTGCTCCCGCCGAGCTGGAGCGCTTCGTGGCCGCCGCGGTCCTTCGGGCGTACGAACTCGACCGCACCCCCCGGCTGCCACGAAACTCCGGCGCGTCGGCGTGGGCGCGCGCCGCGCGGGCGGGCAAGGATGTGCTGGACGAGGACGCTGCGGGATGAAGTACCAGGTGCGCGCGCAAGACCATCAATTCGAGGTCGAAGTCGGCGGCGAAGCGCCTCAATACCTCCTCCGCATCGATG contains:
- a CDS encoding acetyl-CoA carboxylase biotin carboxylase subunit; the protein is MVRSRRVGTPAVERRRPARRLRKVLVANRGEIAVRVCKALRELGIASVAVYSEVDRTALHVSRADEAYPLDGNASLDTYLRGDKILAIAAACGADAIHPGYGFLSENAAFAAACRDAGVLFIGPSPEAIARMGDKLQARETARRAEVPLVPGSPGPVRDLREALAIAADLGYPVMLKAAAGGGGKGMRRVEAPAELESAFARTTEEARRAFANPELFLEKYILDPRHIEVQVFGDQHGHYAALGERECTIQRRHQKVIEEAPSPLVTPELRASMGKTATSLAAAVGYVGAGTVEFVADQAGNFYFLEMNTRLQVEHPVTELVTGLDLVHEQIRVAAGEPLSFLDRLPLEPRGWAIECRIYAEDPRRDFLPAVGRIVKLSIPYGPGVRNDFGIYEGYEVPVHYDPLLGKLAVWGEDRPQAIARMKRALHDLAIEGLRTNVAFHAWAMDQPAFRDGRLDTGFIARSFKPEMLDPAPAELERFVAAAVLRAYELDRTPRLPRNSGASAWARAARAGKDVLDEDAAG
- a CDS encoding acyl-CoA carboxylase subunit beta, which translates into the protein MAKSTREQRHRDLDTRRQSALAGGGPERIARQHESSRLTARERIELLLDRGSFLERGVFVTHDCNDFGLDQRRYTGDGVVCGHGTIDGRPVYVFAQDFTVFGGTLSLSNARKITQIMDLALQNGAPVIGLNDSGGARIQEGVKSLGGYAEIFLRNTLASGVVPQISAIMGPCAGGAVYSPAITDFTVMVDRTSHMFVTGPSVIKRVTNEDVSFEDLGGAMTHNSKSGVAHLLAGNDAECLQMIRKLLAYVPQNNLEEPPRLDTDDPIDRRDPELDDIVPNDPKKPYDIVEVIARVVDRDSFFEIHPHYARNIVVGFARLGGRSVGVVANQPKVLAGVLDIKSSVKGARFVRFCDAFNIPLVTFEDVPGFLPGTEQEWGGIIVHGAKLLYAYCEATVPKLTVITRKAYGGAYDVMSSKHIRADWNVAWPTAEIAVMGAEGAVEILYRKEMERADGDEVRARLIEEYNAQFANPYVAASLGYLDDVIRPRDTRPLLIMALESLHTKRQSLPRKKHGNIPL
- a CDS encoding sigma-70 family RNA polymerase sigma factor; this encodes MQRGGDEEPEALAALVRAAQAGDAAAFRELVDATKRPVYALGYRMLGNHDDADDVAQETFVRAWSALERYDPRYSFLGWLRTIATRLALNVIDKRRRRRTEGGETFELAAEASAAPNPGPDAELEAREMGSVLEQALRELPEEFRRPLLLRTHEELSYAEIAKALAIPVGTVMSRLHRARTLLRQALEARGMQRSARRENA